One Yoonia sp. BS5-3 genomic window carries:
- a CDS encoding GNAT family N-acetyltransferase, with the protein MIIRPATAADAPDMVTLLNAIIEAGGTTAHQTLFDETTMLEHYIESDGLISCLVAEIEEVVLGFQWLRWAKPEQDGVPDDWAIIASFVANRAAGKGVGQHLFKATRTAASQAGVAAIDATIRADNTPGLRYYSGLGFVDYDRLTGLALSDGTIVDRIRKRFDISVSS; encoded by the coding sequence ATGATCATTCGGCCAGCAACAGCTGCGGACGCACCAGATATGGTCACGCTCCTGAACGCCATCATTGAGGCAGGCGGCACCACGGCACATCAAACGCTTTTTGATGAAACGACGATGCTGGAACACTACATCGAGTCCGACGGGCTTATCAGCTGCCTGGTCGCCGAGATAGAGGAGGTCGTTTTAGGCTTCCAATGGCTGCGTTGGGCGAAACCCGAACAAGACGGCGTCCCAGACGATTGGGCGATCATTGCCAGTTTTGTTGCAAATCGTGCCGCTGGCAAAGGGGTGGGGCAACATCTATTCAAAGCGACAAGGACCGCTGCCAGCCAAGCTGGCGTTGCCGCAATAGATGCGACAATCCGTGCCGATAATACCCCGGGCCTGCGCTATTACAGCGGTCTTGGTTTTGTCGATTACGACCGACTGACCGGCCTTGCTTTATCAGATGGAACGATCGTTGACAGGATACGTAAGCGTTTCGACATCTCGGTCTCCAGCTAG
- a CDS encoding polysaccharide biosynthesis/export family protein, translated as MTPRFDALPEPSQAGAPPAPLAARLPPISDPGPYRIGIGDIVRVVRPGMVRAENDPVGSQSRGDPVQTYAVQDDGAIAIHDLGRITVAGLTLQEAEARLFQQMAERLVEPTFSLEVAEFKAARVSLGGAVANAAVLPITLTPLHLDEALARAGGIATADLTNTSIRMYRDGGLYQIPMQDYLSRPELQKLLLQDGDSIFVDTRFPLEKAQAFFEEQIAVAQLRQQARQQALAELNAEIDRRQATLTERRSGFQDLIALDAVPRDYIYLTGEVTNAGRQAMPFGRQMTLADGLYANGGFSAETGNPSQIYVLRDAGAGDVTAWQLDGRNVANLTLATRFNLYPNDIIFVAEQPVTRWNRVVQQLVPSLITSGAGIAVAN; from the coding sequence TTGACGCCCCGTTTTGATGCTCTGCCTGAGCCGAGCCAAGCCGGCGCGCCGCCTGCGCCGCTCGCAGCGCGTCTTCCCCCAATTTCGGATCCCGGCCCTTATCGCATCGGGATTGGCGATATTGTGCGGGTGGTTCGGCCCGGTATGGTTCGTGCTGAGAATGACCCTGTTGGTTCGCAATCTCGTGGTGATCCTGTACAGACTTATGCTGTCCAAGATGATGGCGCGATAGCAATACATGATTTGGGTCGGATCACCGTTGCTGGCTTGACCTTACAAGAAGCTGAAGCCCGGCTTTTTCAGCAGATGGCCGAGCGTTTGGTAGAGCCGACTTTCAGCCTTGAAGTTGCCGAGTTCAAAGCCGCCCGCGTATCTTTAGGCGGGGCAGTTGCCAATGCCGCCGTTTTGCCCATTACGCTTACCCCGCTTCATTTGGATGAGGCCCTTGCCCGTGCGGGGGGCATAGCGACGGCGGATCTGACCAATACGTCTATTCGGATGTACCGTGATGGCGGGCTTTATCAGATACCGATGCAAGATTATCTGAGCCGCCCCGAGCTGCAAAAATTGCTTTTACAAGATGGCGATAGTATTTTTGTCGACACGCGCTTTCCGTTGGAGAAAGCGCAGGCCTTTTTCGAAGAACAGATTGCGGTGGCCCAACTTCGTCAACAGGCGCGCCAGCAAGCCTTGGCTGAATTGAATGCCGAGATTGACCGTCGCCAAGCTACCCTGACCGAGCGTCGTAGCGGTTTTCAGGATTTGATCGCATTGGATGCGGTTCCAAGGGACTATATCTATCTGACTGGCGAAGTCACCAATGCGGGGCGGCAAGCCATGCCCTTTGGACGCCAGATGACACTGGCGGATGGGCTATATGCGAATGGCGGATTTTCTGCGGAGACGGGAAACCCATCACAGATTTATGTGCTGCGCGATGCCGGTGCTGGTGACGTGACAGCATGGCAATTAGATGGTCGCAACGTCGCCAATCTGACTCTGGCTACGCGGTTCAATCTTTATCCGAATGATATCATCTTTGTCGCCGAGCAGCCCGTGACCCGCTGGAATCGGGTAGTGCAGCAATTGGTGCCCTCTTTGATCACAAGCGGGGCTGGTATAGCCGTGGCCAATTAG
- a CDS encoding HD family hydrolase yields MLSGRRLDLLDPTPMDIEIVDIAHGLAFVARWNGQTKGDYAYSVAEHSLLVTEIFCAQNPKAPVKWQLAALLHDAPEYVIGDMISPVKAAVGPSYGALDERLTAAIHLRFGLPAQIPATVKRQIKKADKLSAWLEAVQIAGFTIDEANKIFGKQDPMLTKKLHIRLRPPMEVRDDFTALHQKLMEAL; encoded by the coding sequence ATGCTTTCTGGTCGCAGACTTGATCTTTTGGACCCGACTCCGATGGATATCGAAATTGTCGATATCGCACACGGCCTTGCCTTTGTGGCGCGCTGGAACGGACAAACAAAAGGCGATTATGCCTATTCTGTCGCCGAACATTCATTGTTAGTGACCGAGATTTTCTGCGCCCAAAACCCCAAGGCGCCCGTGAAGTGGCAATTGGCTGCGTTGCTGCATGATGCGCCTGAATACGTGATCGGCGACATGATCAGCCCAGTAAAAGCCGCCGTTGGCCCTAGCTATGGTGCATTGGATGAAAGGCTGACCGCCGCCATACATCTACGATTTGGCCTGCCCGCCCAGATACCGGCGACCGTCAAGCGCCAGATCAAAAAGGCAGATAAACTATCTGCCTGGCTTGAAGCCGTTCAAATCGCGGGCTTTACCATTGATGAAGCTAACAAAATTTTTGGCAAACAAGACCCTATGCTGACCAAGAAATTACACATTCGTTTAAGACCCCCGATGGAGGTACGCGATGATTTCACAGCGCTGCATCAAAAATTGATGGAGGCACTATGA
- a CDS encoding AAA family ATPase, translating into MSDPLVGQGQRRQVSVLFADMVGYTAMVADLGEEQALHFVRMVYETLVQAVEAHGGTARDFAGDSIMALFGIPEPLEEPALHACRAAMAIHAAFESSADDIEARFGVRPAMRVGISSGTVVMATVQSNDGPTTAVGNTVNLASRIEQLAPAGGTLLCDTTRRLVEWVTDISPFGARQIKGLESPEDLWSLQSVRDRSTRFDASLAQGLSDYVGRQTELDLMCDALARSAYGVSVLDIVAEPGLGKTRLVFEFMQHALADDPLVLSGYCFADGQQTPFLPILEITRKMFGIVDADDPDEVKRKLISGLHACDCHSDVHLAILLNLLGLKPPAGVLDGLDSVLIGLRTRELLPQLLAAKCALQPVILLLEDCHWIDTASEELLHNLIQQDDFKNLLIIQTRRPEYAPPWLGDPLAKTIALRPLGSTDIAHLAQNRLGVENLPEALATQLNERAGGNPLFGEEILSFLLDEGSLRISDGEVEFDAQQSARDLPVTMRSLLTARLERLTPEDQKLLQTASVIGRRFNPGLVSELLNKPEGIDATLARLQEQDVVYREQNSSDYIFKHVLLRDSVYQNLVSADRVALHLAVADALEVRNSNRLQETAETLAFHYGQTDRSDKAFRYIVMAGDKSLGVYSLDEANQYFASALTLYQDNPDCAPKEQFAAFLASYALCANISLRVNQIIELAETVRPVLAQVGDSPDHALFLHHYVSCLICNAKYRQAYWVQQELTEMAKRLGDPTSLVYAMVNELSVSIYFSPITNEEFAAKTQQIETHLERLQDAYIQNYFLATLGWNELTRGRVAKAHAASDRMIAASKSNDDPRSLGYGTAMKALIAMVTDDHDLAFREAQTARKVSKVPFETAIADAARLAAMVPLQKPGAIEMIDQHINTCDDKGWALFTFGPATMLGVAYAMSGHIAEGLRQIEGAVQKRTDEGSQISADWARLFLCELYLAILTGEGGGSLAVLIRNLRSILKVRLFGEKRLTRMIEEIRLNPQYDDQGHFIARCDMIMGLLYKAKKKKQLARTHLSKARVVVETAGQSPMLTRINRALAELA; encoded by the coding sequence ATGAGTGATCCCTTGGTTGGTCAAGGCCAACGGCGTCAGGTTTCCGTCCTGTTCGCCGATATGGTCGGCTATACTGCCATGGTTGCTGATTTGGGCGAAGAACAGGCGCTGCATTTTGTCCGAATGGTCTATGAAACGTTGGTGCAAGCTGTTGAGGCCCATGGCGGGACCGCCCGTGACTTCGCGGGTGACAGCATCATGGCGCTTTTTGGGATACCGGAACCGCTTGAAGAACCTGCACTTCATGCCTGTCGCGCGGCGATGGCGATTCATGCGGCGTTTGAATCGTCTGCGGATGATATCGAGGCGCGTTTTGGTGTAAGGCCAGCGATGCGGGTTGGTATCAGTTCCGGTACTGTCGTGATGGCGACGGTGCAAAGCAATGACGGCCCCACAACGGCCGTAGGCAACACGGTCAATCTGGCATCCCGGATCGAACAATTGGCGCCAGCAGGTGGAACCCTGTTATGCGACACGACGCGGCGCCTGGTTGAATGGGTGACCGATATCTCGCCCTTTGGGGCCCGTCAGATCAAAGGTCTTGAAAGCCCGGAAGATCTCTGGAGCCTACAGTCGGTGCGGGATCGTTCGACACGGTTTGATGCCTCTTTGGCGCAGGGGCTTAGCGACTATGTCGGACGGCAGACCGAGCTGGACCTGATGTGTGATGCGCTCGCCCGGTCTGCATATGGCGTTTCTGTGCTCGATATCGTGGCTGAACCTGGCCTTGGTAAAACCCGCCTTGTTTTCGAATTCATGCAACATGCGTTGGCCGATGATCCGCTTGTCTTGTCCGGCTATTGCTTTGCGGACGGGCAGCAAACTCCATTCCTGCCGATCCTGGAAATCACGCGCAAGATGTTTGGGATCGTGGACGCCGACGATCCTGACGAGGTCAAGCGCAAGCTTATATCCGGACTGCATGCTTGTGACTGTCATTCTGACGTTCATCTGGCCATTCTCCTGAACCTGTTGGGACTGAAACCGCCTGCGGGTGTTCTTGATGGTCTCGATAGTGTTTTGATTGGCCTGCGCACACGGGAATTATTGCCGCAGCTATTGGCAGCGAAATGCGCGTTGCAGCCAGTCATTTTGCTGTTGGAGGACTGTCATTGGATCGACACGGCCTCAGAAGAGCTTTTGCATAATTTGATCCAACAAGACGACTTCAAAAACCTGCTGATCATCCAGACCCGCCGCCCGGAATATGCGCCGCCTTGGCTGGGTGATCCGCTAGCCAAAACGATCGCACTTCGCCCGCTTGGGTCGACCGATATTGCCCATCTCGCACAAAACCGGTTGGGTGTTGAAAACCTGCCCGAGGCGCTTGCAACGCAATTGAATGAACGCGCGGGCGGAAACCCCTTGTTCGGTGAAGAAATACTGAGCTTCCTGCTAGATGAGGGATCGCTGCGTATCAGTGACGGTGAGGTGGAATTTGATGCGCAGCAAAGCGCGCGCGATTTGCCCGTCACCATGCGTAGCCTGCTTACCGCCAGGTTAGAGCGGTTGACGCCTGAAGATCAAAAGCTGCTGCAAACGGCTTCGGTGATCGGGCGCAGGTTTAACCCTGGGCTGGTATCAGAGCTTTTGAACAAACCCGAGGGTATCGACGCGACGCTCGCGCGGCTGCAAGAGCAAGACGTTGTCTACCGGGAGCAGAATTCGTCGGATTACATCTTTAAGCACGTTCTTTTGCGGGATTCGGTCTATCAGAACCTTGTTTCAGCAGATCGGGTGGCGCTGCATTTGGCTGTGGCAGACGCGCTTGAGGTCCGCAATTCCAACCGGTTACAGGAAACAGCCGAAACTTTGGCATTCCACTACGGGCAGACAGACCGCAGCGATAAGGCGTTCCGTTACATCGTGATGGCTGGCGACAAGAGTTTAGGCGTCTATTCACTGGATGAAGCCAACCAGTATTTTGCATCGGCGCTGACGTTGTACCAAGATAATCCTGATTGCGCCCCAAAGGAACAATTTGCGGCATTTCTGGCAAGTTACGCGCTGTGTGCAAATATTTCATTGCGCGTTAATCAGATCATAGAGCTTGCTGAAACGGTGCGACCTGTGTTGGCGCAGGTTGGTGATAGTCCTGACCATGCCCTTTTTCTGCATCACTATGTGTCTTGTCTGATTTGTAATGCCAAATACCGGCAGGCCTATTGGGTTCAGCAAGAACTGACAGAAATGGCCAAGCGCCTGGGTGACCCGACCTCATTGGTTTACGCGATGGTGAACGAACTATCGGTGTCGATCTATTTTTCACCGATCACGAATGAGGAATTCGCAGCAAAAACACAGCAGATTGAAACGCATTTGGAACGTCTTCAGGACGCTTATATCCAAAATTACTTTCTTGCGACATTGGGCTGGAACGAGTTGACCCGAGGCCGGGTTGCAAAGGCGCATGCCGCCTCTGATCGGATGATCGCCGCGAGCAAATCAAATGACGATCCCCGGTCACTGGGCTACGGCACTGCGATGAAAGCTTTGATCGCGATGGTGACGGACGACCATGACCTAGCATTCCGCGAGGCGCAAACGGCGCGGAAAGTGTCAAAGGTGCCATTCGAAACTGCTATCGCAGATGCCGCCCGCCTGGCCGCCATGGTGCCGCTGCAAAAACCCGGCGCGATCGAGATGATCGATCAGCATATCAACACTTGTGACGATAAAGGCTGGGCGTTGTTCACCTTTGGTCCCGCAACCATGCTTGGCGTTGCCTATGCGATGAGCGGGCATATCGCCGAGGGCCTGCGCCAGATCGAAGGTGCAGTCCAGAAACGTACCGATGAAGGGTCTCAGATTTCGGCGGATTGGGCACGCTTGTTTTTATGCGAGCTTTATTTGGCTATTTTGACCGGCGAAGGCGGTGGATCATTGGCTGTTTTGATCCGCAATCTGAGGTCTATCCTTAAGGTGCGTCTGTTCGGTGAAAAGCGTCTGACCCGGATGATCGAAGAAATCCGCCTGAATCCACAATACGACGATCAGGGTCATTTCATAGCGCGTTGCGATATGATTATGGGCCTTTTATATAAGGCGAAGAAGAAAAAGCAGCTTGCGCGCACCCACCTGTCAAAAGCACGGGTTGTGGTAGAAACCGCGGGCCAATCGCCGATGCTGACACGCATTAACAGAGCATTGGCCGAATTGGCCTGA